The following proteins are encoded in a genomic region of Nicotiana sylvestris chromosome 4, ASM39365v2, whole genome shotgun sequence:
- the LOC104237472 gene encoding uncharacterized protein produces MAIGDEIPAGTSTNSTAKTIDHHHPLFLQPSDIPGSSLISIQLTGSEKYAVWSRSMKIGLIGKSKLGFVDGRYTKDKFDQSLHELWKKCNAIVLSWIMNVVSKELLSGIVYKSSAHKVWTDLKDKYDKVDGSLIFFPHKKITTLSQGISTVSAYFSRLTDLWEEYDALMLCLGCDCPESKSYSEHFEYQRLLQFLMGLDETYAQARSQILMMNPIPSVNKAYSMVVSEESHRNMGKSTQTLDMGDSTALFTNKGGRNTGNTYKPRRNNLFCDYCNYKGHTRETCYKLHGYPNNFKARRKANNFPQRPMVNTTNEGQQYMGKATANAKDTGDNSQHFAGTTKVTTLADKSKGENWIVDSGAINHMVHTRELLDKINTNSLKFDSKVHLPDGTSLNIACTGESRIGECGVIRNDLHNGKVKEIGNELEGLYNLQNKQDKAKAATVQSRDHSIVEEDLGVWHGRLGHAHDKVVKQIPNMKFKVNNDRIKDCTIWPLARQGRLPFPKSTSRSNKPFELIHVDVWGPYRVAVTMDTNFFLL; encoded by the exons ATGGCAATTGGAGATGAAATTCCAGCTGGAACCAGCACAAACTCAACCGCCAAAACCATCGATCATCATCATCCTCTGTTTCTGCAGCCAAGTGACATACCAGGTAGTTCCTTGATTTCAATTCAGCTAACTGGAAGTGAGAAATATGCAGTATGGAGTAGATCTATGAAAATAGGATTGATAGGAAAGAGCAAATTAGGGTTCGTTGATGGACGGTACACTAAGGATAAGTTTGATCAGTCATTGCATGAACTATGGAAAAAATGTAATGCAATAGTTTTGTCTTGGATCATGAATGTTGTGAGCAAGGAATTGCTTAGTGGTATTGTGTATAAGTCAAGTGCACATAAAGTGTGGACAGATTTGAAGGATAAATATGATAAAGTCGATGGATCTCTCATATTTTTTCCGCATAAGAAAATTACAACTTTGTCGCAAGGAATCTCTACTGTGTCCGCCTATTTCTCACGATTGACAGATTTATGGGAAGAATATGATGCCTTGATGCTATGTCTTGGATGTGACTGTCCAGAATCTAAGAGCTACTCGGAGCATTTCGAATATCAGAGATTGCTACAATTTCTGATGGGCCTGGATGAGACATATGCACAAGCTAGGAGTCAGATTTTAATGATGAACCCAATACCTTCTGTCAACAAGGCCTATTCTATGGTTGTTTCTGAAGAAAGTCATAGAAATATGGGAAAATCTACACAGACATTAGACATGGGAGATAGTACAGCATTATTCACTAACAAAGGAGGCAGAAATACAGGAAACACATATAAGCCTAGAAGAAACAATCTATTTTGTGACTATTGTAACTATAAAGGTCATACAAGAGAAACATGTTACAAACTTCATGGCTATCCAAATAACTTCAAAGCAAGAAGAAAAGCCAATAATTTTCCACAAAGACCAATGGTTAACACCACGAATGAAGGACAACAGTATATGGGAAAGGCAACAGCAAATGCA AAAGACACAGGTGACAATTCACAGCATTTTGCAGGTACGACCAAGGTAACTACATTAGCTGACAAGTCAAAAGGTGAAAACTGGATAGTAGACTCTGGTGCAATCAATCACATGGTTCACACCAGAGAATTACTTGACAAGATTAATACAAATAGCTTAAAGTTTGACTCTAAGGTTCATTTACCTGATGGTACATCACTAAATATTGCTTGTACTGGAGAGAGTAGGATTGGTGAATGTGGTGTTATCAGGAAT GACCTTCACAATGGGAAAGTGAAGGAGATTGGTAACGAGCTTGAAGGATTGTATAATCTGCAGAATAAGCAGGATAAAGCCAAGGCTGCAACTGTGCAATCACGTGATCATTCCATAGTAGAAGAGGATCTAGGGGTCTGGCATGGGAGACTTGGACATGCCCATGATAAAGTGGTGAAGCAAATCCCAAACATGAAGTTCAAAGTAAACAATGACAGAATAAAAGATTGCACAATATGGCCACTAGCTAGACAAGGAAGATTGCCATTTCCAAAGAGTACAAGCAGATCTAATAAGCCTTTTGAGCTGATTCATGTAGATGTATGGGGTCCATATAGAGTAGCAGTCACAATGGATACAAATTTTTTCTTACTATAG